A region from the Benincasa hispida cultivar B227 chromosome 8, ASM972705v1, whole genome shotgun sequence genome encodes:
- the LOC120082488 gene encoding uncharacterized protein LOC120082488 → MPLLPWKTTRASRISQIVADLQSPKRGGSLVVETGFPTSVVDLFVKHRDRLRKHSARRKLKKKLSKNEFHDSIAQLSSSTPQSHPSEINSSGSLGSCVLRGNLEIEDLKVLDEARECRDRGCELIQDRTEMCVVGGDGAGGNGVCLFVLKIFVVAVLALSAKKLVVGITLYAFLLFLLEFVGERAVRFLKPCTHGKVALRFLIQKVSKHLWIGKDDLVTQDSRNCEGEPVTEVPLDAFLNESQLSSSIEEIQLVEPEFDAGVTPKGVEDEKRRLDFLGDEKENKDGGDLQVCENQRGIRRKQNRRMFEKLVRRKSSNQAIEKKNNPEELEFRSDRLDKDSIEEQENETLEKEQDQDREIRSIFCEDEQQRLAMEAAESCEVHGIEREGSLSYAILVLIVLAGLFGGRFLAVVLTTACCFMIKLNEIARRKSLNPPLKVSSVC, encoded by the coding sequence ATGCCTCTTCTTCCATGGAAGACCACAAGGGCTTCTCGAATCTCCCAAATCGTCGCTGACCTTCAGTCGCCGAAGCGCGGCGGTTCGCTTGTTGTCGAGACTGGATTTCCAACCTCTGTTGTTGATCTATTCGTCAAGCACCGCGATCGACTGAGGAAGCATTCGGCGAGAAGGAAGTTGAAGAAGAAGTTATCCAAGAATGAATTTCACGACTCAATCGCTCAACTGTCTTCTTCTACTCCTCAATCGCATCCTTCCGAAATCAATTCTAGTGGTTCTTTAGGCAGTTGCGTCTTGCGCGGTAACCTAGAAATTGAGGACTTGAAGGTCTTGGATGAAGCTCGAGAATGTCGCGATCGTGGTTGCGAATTGATCCAGGATCGGACTGAGATGTGCGTTGTCGGTGGCGATGGGGCGGGCGGGAACGGCGTATGTTTGTTCGTGTTGAAGATTTTTGTGGTTGCGGTTTTGGCGTTAAGTGCCAAGAAGCTTGTGGTTGGAATTACTCTATATGCTTTTCTACTTTTTCTTCTGGAATTTGTCGGTGAACGTGCGGTTCGCTTCTTGAAACCGTGCACTCATGGCAAGGTGGCTCTGAGATTCTTGATCCAAAAGGTATCGAAGCATCTCTGGATTGGAAAGGATGATCTAGTGACTCAAGACTCGAGAAATTGCGAAGGAGAACCTGTTACGGAAGTTCCGCTCGATGCTTTTCTGAACGAATCGCAGTTAAGTTCTTCAATCGAAGAAATCCAACTCGTGGAACCGGAGTTCGACGCCGGTGTAACGCCTAAGGGAGTTGAAGATGAAAAGCGCCGTCTCGATTTTCTTGGAGATGAGAAGGAAAACAAAGATGGAGGGGATCTTCAAGTGTGTGAAAATCAACGTGGAATTCGAAGGAAACAAAACCGGAGGATGTTTGAGAAACTCGTGCGTAGGAAATCAAGTAATCAAGCGATCGAGAAGAAGAACAACCCAGAGGAATTGGAGTTCAGAAGTGACAGATTGGACAAGGATTCCATTGAAGAACAAGAGAATGAAACCCTAGAAAAAGAACAAGACCAAGATCGAGAAATCAGAAGCATTTTCTGCGAAGATGAACAGCAACGGCTGGCAATGGAAGCTGCAGAGTCGTGTGAAGTTCATGGAATCGAAAGAGAAGGGAGTTTGAGTTACGCAATTCTGGTTCTGATTGTTCTTGCTGGGTTGTTCGGAGGTCGGTTTCTGGCGGTGGTGCTAACAACCGCATGCTGTTTCATGATCAAATTGAACGAAATTGCAAGGAGAAAGTCTCTGAATCCGCCATTAAAGGTCAGTAGTGTTTGTTAA